The Rickettsia endosymbiont of Gonocerus acuteangulatus nucleotide sequence TAATAGAATTTCATAACGTATCTAAAAAATTCGGTAATAAATTACCAATAAATAATGTTAGTTTTACAGTCAAAAAAAATAATATCACTACTTTAATAGGACCAAACGGAGCAGGTAAAACTACTATAGTTAGGTTAATGCTTGGGCTTGAAAAACCAACAAGTGGCGAGGTTATAATTAATCCTAAATTAAAGATCGGTTATGTGCCGCAAAAATTTAACCTAAGTTCTGATTTGCCAATCACAGTCAAGAAGTTCTTAGACTTACTAGCACCAAATAATATTACTAATGATATTAAAGAAATCCACTCATTTATTGATTTAGAACGTTTAAAAGATCAGGAGATTTCTACGCTTTCAGGCGGACAGTTTCAAAAGATAGTTCTTGCGTCCTCTTTGCTTAGCAAACCCGATCTAATTATTTTAGATGAGCCACTACAATCTTTAGATGTTACAAGCCAGCAAGAGTTTTATCAGCTTATTAGTTTAACCCGTAAGAAGTTAGATATTACTGTTTTTATGATTTCACATGATTTATTTACAGTAATTAAAAATTCTGACCAAGTAATATGCTTGAATGGTCATATATGTTGCACTGGAACTCCAAATGCTATAACTCCAAACTCTGATTTCTCAAATGCCCTTTCCTCTCTAGGGTTTTATACT carries:
- a CDS encoding metal ABC transporter ATP-binding protein, which translates into the protein MQPIIEFHNVSKKFGNKLPINNVSFTVKKNNITTLIGPNGAGKTTIVRLMLGLEKPTSGEVIINPKLKIGYVPQKFNLSSDLPITVKKFLDLLAPNNITNDIKEIHSFIDLERLKDQEISTLSGGQFQKIVLASSLLSKPDLIILDEPLQSLDVTSQQEFYQLISLTRKKLDITVFMISHDLFTVIKNSDQVICLNGHICCTGTPNAITPNSDFSNALSSLGFYTHHHDHKH